TCGAACAAGCCACCGCCATTCATCAAGGGGACGATGGACAGCATCTTGGCGCTGGTGCCCACTTCGAGGATCGGGAACAGATCGGTGAGGTAGTCGCGCAGCACGTTGCCGGTTACCGAAATAGTGTCCTCGCCGCGCTTCATGCGGTCGAGGGAGAAGCGGGTGGCTTCCATCGGCGATAGAATCCGGATGTCCAGGCCGTCCGTGTCATGCTCGGGCAGATAGGCCTCCACCTTGGCGATGAGTTGGGCGTCATGGGCGCGTTCTTTGTCGAGCCAGAATACGGCCGGGCTGCCAGAGGCCCGGGCCCGCTTGACGGCCAGTTTGACCCAATCACGGATCGGCGCGTCCTTGGCCTGGCACATACGCCAGATATCGCCCTCTTCCACGGAATGCTCATGGATCAACGCCCCGTCCACGACCACCCGGAGGGTACCGGTGCCCGGCGCCTTGAAGGTTTGCGGATGGGAGCCGTATTCCTCGGCCTTTTGGGCCATCAGACCGACGTTGGAGATGCTGCCCATGGTCGAGGGATCGAAAGCGCCGTTTTCCTTGCAAAAGCGGATGGTCTCCGCATAGACCCCGGCATAGGAGCTGTCAGGGATGACGCATTTGGTATCGGCCTCGGCCCCATCGGGGCCCCAGCCCTTGCCACCGCCGCGAATGACCACCGGCATGGAAGCATCGATAATTACGTCGCTGGGCACATGCAGATTGCTGATCCCCTTGTCGGAATTGACCATGTACATGTCCGGTTGCGCCTCGAGCACAGCTTGAATGTCGGCCTCAATGGCGGCCTGTTGATCGCTGGGCAGGGATTGGATCTTGCCCAAAACGTCGCCGAAACCATTGTTGGGATCGACCCCCAACTGGGCAAAGGTCTCGGCGTACTTGTCAAACAAGTCCTTGAAATAAACGGTCACTGCATGGCCGAAGATGATCGGGTCGGAGACCTTCATCATGGTGGCCTTCATGTGCAGCGAAAATAGGATGCCCAGCGTCTTGGTATCGGCGATCTGCTCGGCGAGGAAGGCGCGCAGGGCCTGGACACTCATGAAGGTGGCATCGACCACTTCACCCGCTTGCAAAGGCGTGCTGGCCTTGAGCACCTGGGACGTGCCATCGGAGCCGACGAATTCGATCACCGCGTTTCCGGCCTTGTCCAAGGTAACGGATGTCTCGTTGGAGAAAAAATCACCGCCGGACATGGAAGCCACATGGGTTTTCGAATCGGCGCTCCAAGCCCCCATGCGGTGCGGATTCTTTTTGGCGAATTCCTTCACCGCCTTGGGCGCGCGGCGATCGGAATTACCTTCGCGCAGCACCGGATTGACGGCTGAGCCCTTGATCTTGTCATAGGTTGCGCGAACCGATTTCTCGGCTTCGGTCTGCGGGTCCTCGGGATAATCGGGCAGCGCATATCCCTGGCCCTGCAGTTCCTGAATGGCGGCTTTCAATTGCGGGACCGAGGCGGAAATGTTGGGCAGCTTGATGACATTGGCACCCGGGGTTTTGACCAGTTCGCCCAGTTCCGCCAGATCATCGGATTGGCGTTGCTCGGCGGTCAGGGAGTCGGGGAAGTGGGCGATGATGCGTCCGGCGAGGGAAATGTCCTTGGTGCCGACGGAAATGCCCGCGGCCTTGGTGAAGGCCTGAATAATGGGCAGAAAACTGCCACTCGCCAGTTCCGGGGCTTCGTCGACTTTGGTGTAGATGATGTCAGATTGCACTGCCTTATCTCCGATCCGTTTCGCTGTTCCCTCGGCCTGCATCGTGCGGCGCCTGTTTGCCGGATCTGCTGTCCTTCGGCGCCCCTGGGCGTCGGTTTTAAAGCATTGCTCGGAGATTGTCAGGGACTCTGTTGCGCCGGAGCCGTTGGGTCTGTTGAGAGCGCTTCCCGATCCTGCTACCTTCCCATCATCACGATGCAATTTTTGCAGCGCACGAGAAGGAATCCATGAAACACCTGCTGCCTTTACACTATATCGAGGCCGTTGCCCGCGCCGGGTCCATCCGCAAGGCCGCCGATACCCTGGCCATCACCTCAACCGCACTGAACAGGCGGATTTTGGCCATGGAAGAGGATCTGGGCGTCCAAATCTTCGAACGCCTGCCGCGTGGCGTTCGGCTCTCCGCGGCCGGTGAGATCTTCATTCACCATATCCGCTCGCAATT
The sequence above is drawn from the Magnetospira sp. QH-2 genome and encodes:
- a CDS encoding NADP-dependent isocitrate dehydrogenase; protein product: MQAEGTAKRIGDKAVQSDIIYTKVDEAPELASGSFLPIIQAFTKAAGISVGTKDISLAGRIIAHFPDSLTAEQRQSDDLAELGELVKTPGANVIKLPNISASVPQLKAAIQELQGQGYALPDYPEDPQTEAEKSVRATYDKIKGSAVNPVLREGNSDRRAPKAVKEFAKKNPHRMGAWSADSKTHVASMSGGDFFSNETSVTLDKAGNAVIEFVGSDGTSQVLKASTPLQAGEVVDATFMSVQALRAFLAEQIADTKTLGILFSLHMKATMMKVSDPIIFGHAVTVYFKDLFDKYAETFAQLGVDPNNGFGDVLGKIQSLPSDQQAAIEADIQAVLEAQPDMYMVNSDKGISNLHVPSDVIIDASMPVVIRGGGKGWGPDGAEADTKCVIPDSSYAGVYAETIRFCKENGAFDPSTMGSISNVGLMAQKAEEYGSHPQTFKAPGTGTLRVVVDGALIHEHSVEEGDIWRMCQAKDAPIRDWVKLAVKRARASGSPAVFWLDKERAHDAQLIAKVEAYLPEHDTDGLDIRILSPMEATRFSLDRMKRGEDTISVTGNVLRDYLTDLFPILEVGTSAKMLSIVPLMNGGGLFETGAGGSAPKHVQQLVAEGHLRWDSLGEFAALGASLEHLADTTGNARAALLGKTLDTATEQVLLNGKSPSRKVGEIDNRGSHFYIALYWAQALATQSDDADLAAHFAPMAAQLAANEAKIVEELDAAQGAPVDLGGYYHADPTRVAAAMRPSPTLNGIIDG